GTCTATGAAGGCGAGAAACCCGAACGCCACCGCGACCAGAGCGACGAGCTTGAACGACCGGCTGACCGCCCAGGAGATCAGCATCAGCGCGGGGATCATGATCCACCACGGCACCTCCTGCATGACCCAGAGCGCATCTTTGAGCGCCCAGCTCAGCGGTTGGGTGATCGGGTCGACCACCACCTTGAGGCTGTCTTTGATGTTGAGAAACCCGTTTTCCAGCCCGAGCGTCAGATCGCGCGATTGCGGGATCGCCGCGCAGGCGTCATGCAGCGCATCGAGCGAGGGAAACGGCGTGTCCCACGCCGAAACGGCTTCTGTCTTGCCGGTGGCTTCGCTCATCAGATCGGCCATCGAGGCAAGTCCGCCGCCCGCATCCCCGCACCAGTCCCTGAGGCCGAGGGTGTCGAACACAAAATCGTAAGTCGCCATCACTTCCTTTCCGGGGACTTGCGGCCCCCTGTCATTGTCGGCAGTCCGATTCACAATCAGTCAGTAAAACGCCCCACGCACCGCGCGAGGCGCTTTCGTAACTCATCGGTATGAAGAAAAAGGGCGGCACCTGCGGCGCCGCCCCTGAAGCCGCGTCACTTCAGCAGCTTGGACAGGTTTTTCGTGGCGTCTTCATTCAGCCAGGTTTTCCATGTGTCCTTGTTATTCTTCAGATAATAAGCCGCCGTTTCATCGGTGGTGGCATTGTTCTTGTCCTGCCACGCCAGAAGGGCGCTCATTTGCGATGTCTTGAACGACAGGTTCGACATCAGCTTGGTTTCTTCAGGGTGCGACTCAGTGAATGCCTTGGTCGCAACCGTCAGGATTGGCGCAGTCGGGAAGGCCGACGGCTTGGGGTCTGGGTTGTCGGCGTTCTGGTTGGCGTCATGTGCCGCCTTGTCGTAGGGGCCAAGATCCACCTTCACCATGTCGAATTTACCCAAGGGCGTTGTCGGCGCCCAATAGTAGCCGAACCAAGGTTTCTTGTCGGCGTAGGCCGACGCCATCGAGGTTGCCAGCGTTTCGCCTGAACCGTGGTTAAACACCTTGATACCATGCCCTTCCAGATCGAAGGCCCGTGCCAGGTTGTCGCTGACGATACGGCAGCCCCAGCCATCGGGGCAGTTGTTGAACATGTCGCCAACCAGATCGGGGTTATCCAGCACGCCCTGAATGGTTTTCAGTTCGGGGTGCTTTTCAGCGGTGTAGGCGGGGATCCACCACCCTTCGACGCCGCCGGGATCAAGAATGCTGGTCAGTTCGACGACCTTGCCGCTTTTCTTCAGCTTTTCATATGCCTCACCGGCCGAGTTGGGCCAAAGTTCCGGTACGATGTCGGGCTCGCCGTTCTCTGCCAGTGATGTGACGGCAGGCGTGGTATCGGACGGGACAACTTTGACGTCGCAGCCGTAACCCTGCTCCAGCAGGAACTTCGCCACGGCGACGTCAATCTTGGCCGACGCCCAGTTCATCTCGGCAATCGAGACCTGCCCGCAATCGTCAGCCGCCAGCGCCGCGCCAGGGGCGAGGGCCGCGGCCAGAATGGCCCCGCAGATAAAGTGTTTCATATCGTGTTCTCCTTATTACCCGGCGATCTTCTCGACCGGTAGCGTGACAACCTTCCCGAGGGAAAAGCCGTTGGCGCAAGGCGGTCTGGTTTCGTGATCGTATGACGCGGAAACTTCAGGTCATAGAATCGCTGCGCCGGTTGCGTAAGCGGAGGGTAAGAGATAGATTTTTGATTGCAACCAAATGGCTCTGCTGCGTCATTTTGCAGCAGAAAGGGGTTGGCATCCGCGATGTACTGCGAATGCCAGAGGTGTTCCGAGAAAGCGCCCCGGCGTATATTAGAAACAGAAATCAGCCCTCGAGAAGGGTCTCGGTGCTGGAGAAAAACATCGCCTGGCTGATCGCCGAGTTGATCTGATCTTCGGTATAGGGCTTGGCGATCAAGAAGGCCGGTTCCGGGCGCTCTCCGGTAAGCAACCGTTCCGGGAACGCGGTAATGAAAATGACCGGGCAATCGCCGTGATCGTGCAGGATCGTGTTGACCGCGTCGATCCCGGACGAATTGTCAGCCAGTTGGATATCGGCCAGAATCAGATCGGGGGTTTGTTCGTTCGCAAGGCTTTCCGCTGCCGCGCGTGTGCGCGCAATTCCGGTGACAGAATGGCCCATCGCCTTGACGATCGCGGAAATATCCATCGCGATGATTGGCTCATCTTCGATAATCATGATGTTGCCGCGCAGGCCGTTGGCCATTTCCGCACGCGCTATGTTTACCAGTTCGGCGGCCTCTTCGGCCGGGATGTCCATGATTTGACCGATCTCTTCATGGCTGAAGCCTTCAATGCTGCGTAAAAGCAGGGCTTCGCGGGAATCCTTGGTCAGGTTGGCCAGACGGGTTTGAGTGCGGGCTTCCGGGGTTTCGCCATCGGGCCGCGCCACCGGCGCACCTGACGATGCCCAGATGACGTTGAATGCCCGGAAAAGGGCGACCTTGGAGGCTACGCCAGCCTCAAGCACGCTGCGATCTGCCACAATCGCCTCAAGCGTGGCAATCGCATAACGGTCGCCGCTCTCCTGTCTGCCAGTTAGCGCGCGCGCATAGCGACGCAAATACGGAAGTTCATTGCCGATTGTGGCGGCGAGATCGTCCTGGGCGGTGGTTTTCATGATATCCCCATAAAAATTTTGTGATCCGTGGAACACAACGCAGCAATTCGGTGTTAGGTTCACGATGTGGTGAAAAAAATGGCTGCAGGCATGACAATAACAACTTTAATATAATCGCGATGGCAAAGAAACCTGGAATGACGACACTTGATGATCAGGTGATGGAGAACGTTCGGCGCTTGTACCGCGAGACGGCGGAAGAGGGCGTGCCGGAGCGATTCATGACACTCCTGAAACAGTTGCGAGAAGCGGAAGAAGAGGATTCAGACCCTGAAGACGCGGGGGATGATGAAAATGACTGCTGATCCGGATACCACACCAGATCCCAAGGATGAATTGTTGGAGCACCTGCCAGCGATGCGCGCTTTTGCGCTCAGTCTGTCGCGAAACGGCGCGACCGCAGATGATTTGGTGCAGGATGCAGTCGTCAAGGCGTGGAGCAATTTCGACAAATTTCAGCCCGGCACGAATCTCAGGGCGTGGTTGTTCACGATCCTGCGTAACACCTATTATTCGCAATTCCGCAAACGCCGCCGCGAGACGGAAGACCCTGACGGCGTGATGGCTGCGGACCTTTCGGTGTCGCCCCGGCATGACGGGCGGCTCGCGATCAGAGATTTTCGGGCCGCGTTTCGGAAACTGCCGGATGAACAATGCGAGGCATTGGTATTGGTCGGAGTCGAGGGGTTTACCTATCAGGAAGCGGCTGAGATGTGCGGTTGCGCGGTCGGCACGATCAAAAGCCGCGTCAATCGCGCCCGCAAACGGCTTTCGGAATTAATGCATCTCGAAGATGAGGGCGTAATCGATCTGACCGATGCCGCCATCGCGGCGGTCGTTTCCGACAAGAAGGCCGTATGACCGGGCAGGGGCGTGATGGTGTTGCCCTGCTGAGCGTGTCACGGTTGACGGTGCGCCTGATTATCATTCTGAGTCTGGCAATCCTGCCCCTTGGCCTTGTCTCGATGTATCAAAGCTGGCGCGTGCTGACGGAAAGCCAGGCGCTTTCAGAGGCCAACCTACTGGACCGGACGCGCCGCGCGGTGCGCCTTGAACGGGATATGATCGAACATACGTTCGGTGCCGCCAAGGCGTTGGCCGGGGTTGTGGCCACGCTGGATGCCGATCCTCAAACCTGCGGCGCGCCCTTTGAGTTGATCGTCAAGGCAGAGCCGACATTTTCCTTTGCGGGGTATGTAAACGACGAGGGCAAGATTATGTGCGCCTCGAATGGCGCGGCTGGCTCGATTGCAAAAACCTCGTTTTTTCGTGACATGATGGAGACAAAGGGCAGAAGCCTGCACCCGGCCTCCAACGTGGCGGATGAGGGCCGGGCAGTGTTCAGCTTTGCCGTTCCGGTGCAGCACAACGCCGTGCGCGGTCGGGTCTGGATCGCGGTTCCGATAGAAGACGCAAATCGCCTGCTGGCCGAAGATAGCGACATGGTCGATCTGGTTTTGTTCGACAAAAGCGGCGAGGTCCTTGCAACCGAGCAGTTTTCAGATGATCGCCGGAGCGTGCTTCCGGCCCAGCGTCAATTGGCCGATCTGCCTGCACCCAAGGGCTATACCTTCAACGCGACCAACTGGTCAGGTGAGCCGCGGGATTTCGCCATTATCCCAATCGTCAACGATACGATCTTTGCGCTTGGAAGCTGGCAGCCGAGTTCCGATCAGTTCACGATGCTGTCATGGCGCAGTCTGGGGCTTTATCTGCCTGCGCTTATCTGGCTGACCTGCATTGTTGTGGCGGTGGCCGGGCTGCACCGGATGGTGATCCGGCATTTCGACCGCATTCGCCAGTGGATGCGGCGTTA
This is a stretch of genomic DNA from Aquicoccus sp. G2-2. It encodes these proteins:
- a CDS encoding ABC transporter substrate-binding protein, with translation MKHFICGAILAAALAPGAALAADDCGQVSIAEMNWASAKIDVAVAKFLLEQGYGCDVKVVPSDTTPAVTSLAENGEPDIVPELWPNSAGEAYEKLKKSGKVVELTSILDPGGVEGWWIPAYTAEKHPELKTIQGVLDNPDLVGDMFNNCPDGWGCRIVSDNLARAFDLEGHGIKVFNHGSGETLATSMASAYADKKPWFGYYWAPTTPLGKFDMVKVDLGPYDKAAHDANQNADNPDPKPSAFPTAPILTVATKAFTESHPEETKLMSNLSFKTSQMSALLAWQDKNNATTDETAAYYLKNNKDTWKTWLNEDATKNLSKLLK
- a CDS encoding response regulator, with amino-acid sequence MKTTAQDDLAATIGNELPYLRRYARALTGRQESGDRYAIATLEAIVADRSVLEAGVASKVALFRAFNVIWASSGAPVARPDGETPEARTQTRLANLTKDSREALLLRSIEGFSHEEIGQIMDIPAEEAAELVNIARAEMANGLRGNIMIIEDEPIIAMDISAIVKAMGHSVTGIARTRAAAESLANEQTPDLILADIQLADNSSGIDAVNTILHDHGDCPVIFITAFPERLLTGERPEPAFLIAKPYTEDQINSAISQAMFFSSTETLLEG
- a CDS encoding NepR family anti-sigma factor, which produces MTTLDDQVMENVRRLYRETAEEGVPERFMTLLKQLREAEEEDSDPEDAGDDENDC
- a CDS encoding RNA polymerase sigma factor — encoded protein: MTADPDTTPDPKDELLEHLPAMRAFALSLSRNGATADDLVQDAVVKAWSNFDKFQPGTNLRAWLFTILRNTYYSQFRKRRRETEDPDGVMAADLSVSPRHDGRLAIRDFRAAFRKLPDEQCEALVLVGVEGFTYQEAAEMCGCAVGTIKSRVNRARKRLSELMHLEDEGVIDLTDAAIAAVVSDKKAV
- a CDS encoding sensor histidine kinase, whose product is MTGQGRDGVALLSVSRLTVRLIIILSLAILPLGLVSMYQSWRVLTESQALSEANLLDRTRRAVRLERDMIEHTFGAAKALAGVVATLDADPQTCGAPFELIVKAEPTFSFAGYVNDEGKIMCASNGAAGSIAKTSFFRDMMETKGRSLHPASNVADEGRAVFSFAVPVQHNAVRGRVWIAVPIEDANRLLAEDSDMVDLVLFDKSGEVLATEQFSDDRRSVLPAQRQLADLPAPKGYTFNATNWSGEPRDFAIIPIVNDTIFALGSWQPSSDQFTMLSWRSLGLYLPALIWLTCIVVAVAGLHRMVIRHFDRIRQWMRRYADHRMDFENARLDGAPEELEAVAETFRTMTRRIAGQDQQREEDLKEKTVLLREVHHRVKNNLQVISSIMNMQARNAQSEEAVRLIRRLQDRVMALAAIHRHLYLSRKLSVMRADELLRDIVGNLVVISDTDPEGNPVKFSTHFDPVPITPEQSMPLSLILTEAATNAVKYCGSEKGGHCWIDIALQAREDGRVCLSVVNSCAPIVAAQSALAEPGLGIGLIEIFTAQLDGTLEHKRLEDRYELHMLFTPATLEDHDDEEAEDDSA